The Deferribacterota bacterium DNA window TTTTTTCCTTTCTTAATCATTTTTCCCCCGCAATTTCCTATAAAAACAACTCTTATAACCTTTATGACAAGCTACACCAGTCTGCTCAACTTCATATAAAAGGCAATCACCATCACAATCTATATATATGTTTACAATTTTCTGAATATTTCCACTTGTCTCACCTTTCTTCCAAATTCTTTTTCTACTTCTTGAAAAA harbors:
- the hisI gene encoding phosphoribosyl-AMP cyclohydrolase gives rise to the protein MFLGELDWSKGSGLIPVITQEVKSREVLMQAYVNKKALELTIESGFAHYFSRSRKRIWKKGETSGNIQKIVNIYIDCDGDCLLYEVEQTGVACHKGYKSCFYRKLRGKND